In Desulfovibrio inopinatus DSM 10711, the following are encoded in one genomic region:
- a CDS encoding site-2 protease family protein, whose translation MSNIAHTIQLITLMAVPMLLAVVCHEVAHGYVAYLLGDPTAKNAGRLTLNPIKHLDFLGTLTFIVTQMIGWAKPVPVDSRYFKDQRKGVILVSLAGPMTNLFLAFLFTILSRLIPHFITIIPPEWQQTIFVPVFEMAKLGIQINLILCLFNLIPIPPLDGSQILAALLPPHAAYQFMQFGRYGFLIILALAIFGLLGRILLPGVQFLYMTMLAATSWIS comes from the coding sequence ATGTCAAATATCGCTCATACAATTCAGCTCATCACCTTGATGGCTGTTCCGATGCTTTTGGCTGTTGTATGTCATGAAGTCGCCCACGGATATGTTGCCTACCTTTTAGGCGACCCAACCGCTAAAAATGCCGGACGACTGACCCTCAACCCTATTAAACACCTTGATTTTCTGGGGACACTGACTTTTATCGTCACCCAAATGATCGGGTGGGCCAAACCCGTTCCCGTTGACTCTCGATATTTCAAAGATCAGCGAAAAGGGGTTATTCTTGTCTCGTTAGCCGGGCCGATGACAAATTTATTTTTGGCCTTTCTTTTTACAATCCTGTCCAGACTTATACCACATTTTATCACCATCATTCCGCCAGAGTGGCAGCAGACGATCTTCGTCCCGGTATTTGAGATGGCGAAGTTAGGCATTCAGATCAATTTGATTCTGTGCCTCTTCAACCTCATTCCCATTCCTCCGCTCGATGGCAGCCAGATTCTTGCAGCCTTACTTCCGCCCCATGCTGCATACCAATTTATGCAATTCGGCCGCTATGGCTTTCTTATTATCCTTGCGCTTGCCATCTTCGGGCTTCTCGGACGAATCCTGTTACCTGGCGTCCAATTCCTGTATATGACGATGCTTGCCGCCACTTCCTGGATATCCTAA
- a CDS encoding STAS domain-containing protein, with the protein MPDSVIFTVIKTGKGMQLALSGVATIQQSEEIKQAFLSCLKETGDVVLDIAGLTRVDSSFFQMLCALEKSLVAQNRTLQLVGSGCSSVEAYAERIGFFSPSLGLFQPGEAAV; encoded by the coding sequence ATGCCGGACTCCGTTATATTCACTGTCATAAAGACAGGGAAGGGGATGCAGCTTGCGCTTTCAGGCGTCGCTACGATTCAGCAGTCTGAAGAGATCAAGCAGGCATTTTTATCATGCTTGAAAGAAACCGGTGATGTTGTTCTCGACATCGCCGGATTGACTCGCGTTGATTCATCATTTTTTCAAATGTTGTGCGCGCTGGAAAAATCTCTCGTTGCGCAAAATCGTACATTGCAGCTTGTTGGGAGTGGTTGTTCAAGTGTTGAGGCATATGCCGAGAGAATCGGGTTCTTCAGCCCTTCCCTCGGGCTCTTTCAGCCTGGCGAGGCAGCTGTATGA
- a CDS encoding TrkH family potassium uptake protein — MRWKYVFHVIGVLIAAIGLCMLPALGFSVYYNDAGLTPLLMSTVTSLFAGGLLFLVFFPRGEKVAQLNHREGMAITTLGWTAATVVGALPFFFGDIFPNVTDCLFESISGFSTTGASVLTDIEAVPRGILFWRSLTHFLGGMGIIVLSIAILPFLGVGGMQLYKAEVPGPIPDKLKPRIKDTAMVLWKVYILFSIIETILLMFGGMDVFDALCHTFGTMATGGFSTKNASVAAFDSSYIDWVITFFMLVAGINFALHYQMIKGRPMALWKDPECRSFLLLFGIVTLIIIVAVYGVNYDSVNSSARFGAFQVASILTTTGYATADYELWPPITQCLLLFCMFLGGCAGSTGGGMKIMRIMLLLKHCSQELVRVIHPRAVVRVKFGGKVVPAEVMHGVWGFTVLWLGLLFVTSFLVAGTGVDVVTSFASVLACIGNIGPGIGNVGPTENYAGIPGLAKWGLMLCMLLGRLEIYTVIILFVPGFYKK, encoded by the coding sequence GTGCGATGGAAATATGTTTTTCATGTCATTGGCGTGTTGATTGCGGCGATAGGGCTGTGCATGCTGCCGGCTCTCGGCTTTTCCGTCTATTATAACGATGCCGGCCTGACTCCGCTGCTCATGTCGACTGTAACAAGCCTTTTTGCCGGAGGCCTGCTGTTTCTGGTGTTTTTTCCTCGTGGCGAGAAAGTTGCCCAGCTTAATCACCGTGAAGGCATGGCAATCACCACTCTGGGCTGGACTGCAGCAACGGTCGTCGGAGCGCTTCCGTTCTTTTTTGGCGATATTTTTCCCAATGTGACCGATTGTCTGTTTGAATCAATCTCCGGTTTTTCGACGACCGGGGCATCGGTTCTGACTGATATTGAAGCCGTTCCCAGGGGAATTCTTTTTTGGCGGAGCCTGACGCATTTTCTTGGTGGTATGGGAATTATTGTTCTCTCGATTGCCATTCTTCCGTTTCTTGGGGTCGGAGGAATGCAGCTCTACAAAGCTGAAGTTCCTGGCCCTATTCCTGACAAGCTCAAACCTCGGATTAAAGATACGGCGATGGTCTTATGGAAGGTGTATATTCTTTTTTCCATTATAGAGACCATTTTGCTTATGTTCGGAGGAATGGATGTATTCGATGCCCTGTGTCATACCTTCGGGACGATGGCAACGGGAGGATTTTCCACAAAAAACGCTTCCGTGGCAGCATTTGATAGTTCCTATATTGATTGGGTTATCACTTTCTTCATGCTCGTTGCAGGGATCAACTTTGCATTGCACTATCAGATGATCAAAGGCCGCCCTATGGCCTTATGGAAAGATCCGGAATGCCGTTCGTTTCTTTTGCTTTTTGGCATTGTCACATTGATCATCATTGTCGCGGTATATGGTGTCAATTATGACTCGGTCAACAGTTCCGCTCGATTCGGCGCGTTTCAAGTCGCATCGATTTTGACAACCACCGGCTATGCAACGGCTGATTATGAACTTTGGCCCCCCATTACGCAGTGCTTACTGCTTTTTTGTATGTTCCTCGGTGGATGTGCCGGTTCGACAGGTGGAGGCATGAAGATCATGCGTATCATGCTTCTCCTGAAGCATTGTTCGCAAGAACTTGTTCGTGTGATTCACCCTCGCGCGGTCGTTCGCGTCAAGTTTGGGGGGAAAGTCGTTCCTGCCGAAGTTATGCACGGCGTGTGGGGATTTACTGTCCTTTGGCTTGGTTTGTTGTTTGTCACCAGCTTCCTTGTCGCCGGCACAGGGGTTGACGTTGTGACCTCCTTCGCTTCGGTGCTTGCGTGTATAGGAAATATTGGTCCTGGTATCGGCAACGTCGGTCCGACTGAAAACTATGCAGGGATCCCTGGTTTGGCGAAATGGGGGCTTATGCTTTGCATGCTCCTTGGCCGTCTTGAAATTTATACCGTTATTATTTTGTTTGTTCCTGGGTTTTATAAAAAATAG
- a CDS encoding methyl-accepting chemotaxis protein — MSLANVKTGTKLMGGFLTVVVIFLGLGVYQFYSLDTMDTLHTEQMKRSDDALRITEVDMRVDEFGAFIANAMFRNKIDQTEQEFEELKENIRRDSALVASLVDTEEEVALSKQFGERYLAMATRFQNEILPLLKSRSVSSQHVRNTMQIFDIAMSVEGLFSILSDVAYRRDFTAARAELMKARDKFKDGGLAFQSIADTNEEKQLANRFTQSGTQAFELIYSKLLPEMEASGVASSKNYAEVELAIHETMSALEAYRKSLVDEAHEALAIDEQIQSQSQKMAVAHDETVAPLDQIVELLSKENEKATGAYNAAMISSKMWLGIASGVGMLLAILISILITRSIMKSLGGEPKDLALIAGKVSQGDLNISFDETRNAGGVYGAMKEMVRAEKEITALAGELARGNLRVVVKERSENDILMRSLSNMVAAIQDVVSKVQSGAENVAGGSEELSATAESLSQGATEQAASVEQVSSSMEEMTSNIEQTADNAQQTERIAGKSAVDAAQSGEAVQKAVVAMRDIAEKISVIEEIARQTNLLALNAAIEAARAGEHGRGFAVVASEVRKLAEQSQEAAAEITELSTSSLTVSEEAGEMLKNLVPDIQKNAELIQEISAACREQRSGAQQINKAIQQLDQVIQSNASSAEEMSSTSEELSGQADLLREAVDFFKIEILSTRHAIPSGQARRRPVRQKPSLESAQHKTTQGISLQMTDFETDDSNDDDFEKY; from the coding sequence GTGTCGCTCGCAAACGTCAAGACCGGTACCAAGTTGATGGGAGGCTTTTTGACCGTTGTTGTTATTTTTCTTGGTCTCGGGGTCTATCAATTTTATTCTTTGGATACGATGGATACCCTTCATACGGAGCAGATGAAACGATCAGACGACGCTTTGCGTATTACTGAAGTCGACATGAGGGTTGATGAGTTTGGCGCGTTCATTGCCAACGCCATGTTCAGAAACAAGATTGATCAGACTGAACAGGAGTTCGAGGAATTAAAAGAGAATATACGCAGAGATTCCGCCTTGGTGGCATCATTGGTTGATACGGAAGAAGAAGTTGCGTTGTCCAAACAGTTCGGTGAGCGATATCTGGCTATGGCGACACGTTTTCAGAACGAGATATTGCCGTTGCTGAAATCTCGCAGTGTTTCATCGCAACATGTTCGAAATACAATGCAGATCTTTGACATTGCCATGTCGGTAGAAGGGTTGTTTTCCATCTTGTCCGATGTCGCCTATCGACGAGATTTTACCGCTGCCCGTGCCGAACTCATGAAAGCGCGGGATAAATTCAAAGACGGAGGCCTTGCCTTTCAAAGTATTGCGGACACAAATGAAGAAAAGCAGCTCGCAAACCGTTTTACCCAGTCGGGAACGCAGGCTTTTGAGTTGATTTATTCCAAGCTGCTTCCAGAAATGGAAGCGAGTGGCGTTGCCTCGTCAAAAAATTATGCTGAAGTAGAATTGGCGATACATGAAACTATGTCCGCGCTCGAAGCCTATCGGAAATCTCTTGTCGATGAGGCGCATGAGGCGTTGGCTATTGATGAACAAATTCAGTCTCAGTCGCAAAAAATGGCCGTTGCACATGATGAAACGGTTGCTCCTCTTGATCAAATTGTAGAATTGCTTTCAAAAGAAAATGAAAAAGCGACTGGTGCGTACAATGCCGCGATGATCTCCAGTAAAATGTGGCTTGGTATTGCATCGGGTGTCGGAATGCTTCTTGCCATTCTTATTTCCATTCTCATTACGCGGTCTATTATGAAAAGCTTGGGTGGCGAACCCAAAGACTTGGCTCTTATCGCCGGAAAAGTATCCCAAGGGGATCTCAATATTTCCTTTGACGAGACGCGGAATGCTGGCGGTGTATATGGCGCCATGAAAGAAATGGTCAGGGCCGAAAAGGAAATTACTGCCTTAGCCGGCGAACTTGCCCGTGGGAACTTGCGGGTCGTTGTGAAAGAGCGATCGGAAAATGATATTCTCATGCGCTCGCTGAGCAATATGGTGGCTGCCATTCAGGATGTTGTGTCCAAAGTACAGTCTGGAGCGGAAAATGTGGCCGGGGGAAGTGAAGAATTGTCGGCGACGGCTGAATCGTTGTCTCAAGGAGCGACAGAACAGGCTGCCAGCGTTGAGCAAGTATCTTCGTCGATGGAAGAAATGACCTCGAACATCGAACAAACCGCCGACAATGCTCAGCAGACAGAACGTATTGCCGGAAAATCGGCGGTGGATGCTGCACAAAGTGGTGAAGCGGTGCAAAAGGCCGTCGTGGCCATGCGTGATATTGCAGAGAAAATATCCGTTATTGAAGAAATCGCCAGGCAGACTAATTTGCTTGCTCTGAACGCGGCAATCGAAGCGGCTCGTGCAGGAGAACATGGTCGTGGATTCGCCGTTGTCGCTTCAGAAGTTCGCAAGCTGGCTGAACAAAGTCAGGAAGCTGCCGCCGAAATCACCGAATTGTCCACGTCATCACTTACGGTTTCTGAAGAAGCCGGAGAAATGCTCAAAAATCTCGTTCCAGACATCCAGAAAAACGCGGAACTCATTCAGGAAATCTCCGCGGCATGCCGTGAACAGCGCTCTGGTGCCCAGCAAATTAACAAGGCGATTCAACAACTTGACCAGGTGATTCAAAGTAATGCCTCTTCGGCGGAGGAAATGTCTTCAACATCTGAAGAATTATCTGGACAAGCCGATCTGCTCCGTGAAGCTGTGGACTTTTTCAAAATCGAAATTTTGTCTACTCGTCATGCTATTCCGTCTGGTCAAGCTCGACGGCGGCCTGTTCGTCAGAAACCGTCTTTGGAATCTGCTCAGCACAAGACCACGCAAGGCATCAGTCTTCAAATGACTGACTTCGAAACGGATGACAGCAACGATGATGATTTTGAAAAATACTAA
- the trpS gene encoding tryptophan--tRNA ligase: MPKPNNRIVSGMRPTGPLHLGHYFGVLANWVKLQQEYDCFFFVADWHALTTEYAEPKKIKGFIPDLVKDWITAGMDPERCVMFQQSQIKEHAELHLLLSMVTPVGWLERNPTYKDQLEQLAAKDLNTYGFLGYPVLMATDILMYLPKAVPVGHDQLPHLELTREIARRFNHLNGDYFPEPEALLTPQSKLPGLDGRKMSKSYGNSIALSESIPSLKKKIMSMLTCTKRARLQDPGDPDDCNLFPYHELFTDKSHFPEIIEGCKNATWGCGDCKKLLFTGLSAFMEPFLERRSALEKDKNLVWDILSDGNAKARICAERTMEKIRKKLNF, translated from the coding sequence ATGCCCAAACCAAACAATCGCATTGTCTCGGGAATGCGTCCCACTGGCCCTCTTCATCTCGGTCACTATTTTGGCGTTCTGGCCAACTGGGTCAAGCTGCAACAGGAGTATGACTGCTTCTTCTTCGTAGCCGATTGGCATGCCCTCACAACCGAATATGCCGAGCCGAAAAAAATCAAAGGTTTTATTCCCGATCTCGTCAAAGATTGGATCACCGCCGGAATGGATCCCGAACGCTGTGTCATGTTCCAGCAGTCTCAAATCAAGGAACATGCGGAACTCCATCTTTTGCTTTCCATGGTTACTCCAGTAGGATGGCTTGAACGCAATCCAACGTATAAAGATCAGCTCGAACAGCTTGCTGCCAAAGACCTGAATACCTACGGTTTTCTTGGGTATCCTGTTCTTATGGCAACCGATATTCTGATGTATCTCCCTAAAGCGGTTCCGGTCGGCCATGATCAGCTTCCGCACCTTGAGCTGACACGTGAAATCGCTCGGCGTTTCAACCATTTGAATGGGGATTATTTTCCCGAACCCGAAGCCCTGCTTACCCCCCAATCCAAGCTTCCCGGACTTGATGGGCGCAAAATGAGCAAAAGCTACGGCAACTCCATTGCTCTGTCCGAGTCTATCCCGAGTCTCAAGAAAAAAATCATGAGCATGCTCACCTGCACCAAGCGAGCTCGACTTCAGGATCCAGGTGATCCCGACGATTGCAACTTGTTTCCGTACCACGAGCTCTTCACCGACAAATCTCACTTCCCGGAAATTATCGAAGGCTGCAAAAACGCCACATGGGGATGTGGAGACTGTAAAAAGCTGCTTTTTACCGGCCTGTCTGCGTTTATGGAGCCTTTCCTTGAACGCCGCTCGGCCTTAGAAAAAGATAAGAACCTTGTGTGGGATATTCTGTCCGACGGGAATGCCAAAGCAAGAATATGTGCTGAACGCACAATGGAAAAAATTCGGAAAAAATTGAATTTTTAG
- the serB gene encoding phosphoserine phosphatase SerB: MRELILIQVYGPDRPGLTANLCAAMASYDIAILDIGQSVIHESLSLGMLISIPPTAESAPVIKELLFTAHKLGVDIRFTPVDENDYSAWVEAEGKPRHIVTLLGRQVTAKQVAAISQLLAEHNLNIDVITRLTGRPPLGGAESRRLACVEFSVRGQPHDINGLRGAFLRLSGDLQVDIAFQEDSVFRRNRRLVAFDMDSTLIQTEVIDELAVEAGVGDQVKAITESAMRGEIDFKQSLRRRLRLLKGLDESRLQVVADRLPMTEGAERLIVNLKRFGYKIAIISGGFTYFGELLKKRLGIDYLYANRLAIEDGVVTGEVVGEIVDATRKAEFLKEIAMKENISLQQVIAVGDGANDLPMLNLAGLGIAFHAKPVVKKGARQSISTLGLDSILYLVGVRERDIVE, from the coding sequence ATGCGCGAACTTATTCTTATTCAAGTGTACGGGCCCGACAGGCCTGGTTTGACGGCCAATTTGTGCGCGGCAATGGCCTCGTATGATATTGCTATTCTCGATATTGGCCAGTCCGTTATTCATGAAAGTCTTTCGCTGGGAATGCTCATTTCCATACCGCCTACGGCTGAATCCGCTCCTGTCATCAAGGAATTGCTGTTTACGGCTCATAAGCTTGGAGTTGATATCAGATTTACTCCCGTTGATGAGAACGACTATAGTGCTTGGGTCGAGGCAGAAGGCAAACCGCGTCATATTGTCACGTTGTTAGGGCGTCAAGTGACGGCGAAGCAGGTTGCTGCCATCTCTCAGCTTCTGGCCGAGCATAATTTGAATATTGATGTCATCACGCGTTTGACTGGAAGGCCCCCTCTCGGGGGAGCCGAGTCCAGGCGATTGGCATGTGTCGAATTTTCCGTACGTGGTCAGCCCCATGATATTAATGGGTTGCGCGGCGCTTTCTTGCGTTTATCGGGTGATTTGCAAGTGGATATTGCCTTTCAGGAAGATAGCGTCTTTCGTCGAAACCGGCGTCTTGTTGCGTTTGATATGGATTCTACACTGATTCAAACAGAAGTTATCGACGAGTTAGCTGTTGAAGCCGGTGTGGGAGACCAGGTTAAGGCCATTACCGAGTCGGCCATGCGTGGAGAAATCGACTTTAAACAAAGCTTGCGTCGGCGCTTACGTTTACTCAAGGGGCTCGACGAGTCCCGTCTCCAAGTTGTTGCCGACCGGTTGCCCATGACGGAAGGGGCCGAGCGTCTTATCGTGAATCTTAAACGATTTGGTTATAAAATTGCTATTATTTCCGGTGGGTTTACCTATTTCGGTGAGTTGTTGAAAAAGCGTCTCGGCATTGACTACCTGTACGCAAATCGTCTTGCTATCGAGGATGGCGTGGTGACAGGGGAAGTTGTTGGAGAGATTGTCGACGCGACGAGGAAAGCCGAATTTTTGAAAGAGATTGCCATGAAAGAAAATATAAGCTTACAGCAGGTCATTGCTGTCGGCGATGGTGCCAACGATCTTCCTATGCTCAACCTTGCCGGACTTGGTATTGCATTTCACGCCAAACCCGTCGTCAAGAAAGGGGCACGTCAGTCTATCTCGACGTTGGGGCTGGACAGCATTCTGTATCTTGTGGGTGTACGTGAACGTGACATCGTGGAATAG
- a CDS encoding ATP-binding protein, which yields MKCRRCGEVAAVCLPSHHTGFCPDCFLTFFERQVARAVEKKKMIAPGDRVLVALSGGKDSLALMHVLSRLEYNVTGLHIDLGIGESSRQARTFVESFCQKHGFPFMVFETASAGLPIPAVKATVKRPICSVCGKIKRHYFNRIAYEEGFDALATGHNLDDEVSRLFANTLRWDTAYLSDQGPVLPAEGKFVRKIKPLYRNSEFETAAYCFLNGIEHGKHPCPYSPGASFTGHKKMWSELENTSPGSKLSFYELFLKQGRPAFEKHADHNGEKLVACAECGFPTTFEQCGVCRIRAQVAQSVNTADNT from the coding sequence ATGAAATGTCGTCGTTGCGGTGAAGTCGCCGCCGTGTGTTTACCCAGCCATCATACCGGATTTTGTCCTGATTGTTTTCTCACGTTTTTTGAGCGCCAAGTCGCCAGGGCCGTGGAGAAAAAGAAAATGATCGCTCCGGGAGATCGTGTGCTTGTCGCACTCTCCGGTGGTAAAGATTCTCTTGCCCTGATGCATGTGTTGTCTCGGTTGGAATATAATGTCACCGGACTGCATATTGATCTTGGCATTGGGGAGTCGTCGAGACAGGCGAGAACATTTGTAGAATCATTTTGCCAAAAACATGGTTTTCCGTTCATGGTGTTTGAAACAGCTTCGGCCGGATTACCAATTCCTGCAGTGAAAGCCACGGTCAAACGGCCTATTTGTTCCGTATGCGGTAAAATTAAACGGCATTATTTTAACAGAATTGCGTATGAAGAGGGCTTTGACGCATTAGCAACTGGACATAACCTGGATGATGAAGTCAGTCGTCTTTTTGCTAACACACTCCGTTGGGATACGGCGTACTTGAGCGATCAAGGCCCGGTCTTACCGGCGGAAGGCAAATTCGTGCGAAAAATTAAACCGTTGTATAGAAATTCTGAATTCGAAACCGCAGCCTATTGTTTTCTCAATGGTATCGAGCACGGCAAGCATCCATGTCCCTATAGTCCGGGAGCGTCGTTTACCGGGCATAAAAAAATGTGGTCGGAGCTTGAGAATACGAGTCCAGGGTCGAAATTATCGTTCTATGAACTGTTTCTGAAACAGGGGAGACCCGCTTTTGAAAAGCACGCTGATCATAACGGAGAAAAGCTTGTTGCGTGTGCGGAGTGTGGTTTTCCAACAACGTTTGAACAATGTGGAGTCTGCCGCATTCGAGCGCAGGTTGCGCAGTCTGTAAACACGGCCGACAACACATGA
- a CDS encoding response regulator codes for MSGKKVLVVDDEKHIRMLYQEELEGEGYEVVTSDGEEDILNLLQRENPDVVVLDIKLGPNRSGLDLLQEIRGKDQVLPVILSTAYDSFQHDLKSIAADYYVVKSVDLGELKSKVSLALQKKKAS; via the coding sequence ATGAGCGGTAAGAAAGTTCTAGTCGTAGACGACGAAAAACATATTCGCATGCTCTATCAAGAAGAGCTTGAGGGTGAAGGTTATGAGGTTGTCACCTCTGACGGAGAGGAAGATATCCTCAACCTGCTTCAACGCGAAAATCCAGATGTCGTCGTATTGGACATCAAGCTTGGTCCAAACCGCTCCGGCCTGGATCTTTTGCAGGAAATCCGCGGAAAAGACCAGGTTTTGCCGGTCATCCTGAGTACAGCCTACGATAGCTTTCAACATGACCTCAAGTCTATTGCGGCCGACTACTATGTCGTCAAGTCCGTGGACTTGGGAGAACTCAAGTCGAAAGTCAGTCTCGCGTTGCAAAAGAAAAAAGCGTCTTAA
- the trkA gene encoding Trk system potassium transporter TrkA — translation MRIVIVGAGEVGFHLAERFSRENKDVVVIDLSGVALKRVSENLDVQTIKGSGSSPRVLKDAGITGAEVLLAVTNSDEINLIACFFANELSPQTRKIVRIRNDEYTDFKGALAKDLLNISMVINPDVEVVNSILRIIEAPGAVEVKDFADGRVKMIGVPLPEGSEFDGMKLMHLREHLDGLHIIIAAIIRDDRLIIPKGSDRLRSGDLIYLVCQAGDLLESLKLFGARGQSIRNVLIIGGGKIGYLLAKALDSRSINTKIIDMEPRRGDFLSSELDKAIVLLGDGTDHELLQEENIADMDLVVALTGDEETNILSCLLAKRLGAAKTITRINKFAYMPLVKAIGVNHIVSPRLSAINSILHNIRKGKVISAVSIKNDEAEVLEAEALSSSVLVGRPLKDLSLNKVALLVCIIRGESVIIPMGETVIKPKDHLIILSTQKNIPRVEQFLAGQAES, via the coding sequence TTGCGTATCGTCATTGTCGGCGCAGGTGAAGTTGGCTTTCATCTCGCTGAACGCTTTTCGCGCGAAAACAAAGACGTTGTTGTAATTGATTTGAGTGGCGTAGCGCTCAAACGCGTCTCCGAGAATCTAGATGTTCAGACAATAAAAGGGTCTGGATCAAGTCCACGAGTACTAAAAGACGCGGGCATTACAGGAGCGGAAGTCCTTCTTGCCGTAACCAACAGCGACGAAATCAATCTTATCGCCTGTTTTTTTGCCAACGAACTCTCCCCGCAAACACGGAAGATCGTTCGTATTCGAAATGACGAATATACGGATTTCAAAGGGGCGCTGGCAAAAGATCTGCTCAATATTTCCATGGTCATCAATCCTGATGTTGAGGTCGTGAACTCTATTCTTCGTATCATCGAAGCCCCTGGCGCCGTTGAGGTCAAAGATTTTGCCGATGGTCGGGTAAAAATGATCGGAGTTCCGCTCCCTGAAGGATCGGAATTTGATGGCATGAAGCTCATGCACCTGCGTGAGCACTTGGATGGTTTGCATATTATAATTGCGGCCATTATTCGCGATGATCGTCTTATTATCCCCAAAGGAAGTGATCGACTTCGATCTGGAGATCTTATTTATCTCGTCTGTCAGGCCGGAGACTTGTTGGAATCGCTCAAGTTGTTCGGTGCTCGAGGACAGTCCATTCGCAATGTGTTGATCATTGGCGGCGGTAAGATTGGGTATCTCTTGGCCAAAGCTCTCGATAGTCGTTCCATCAATACAAAAATAATCGATATGGAACCACGGCGTGGCGATTTCCTGTCGAGTGAACTGGACAAAGCTATTGTCCTTTTGGGGGATGGAACAGACCATGAGCTGCTTCAAGAGGAAAATATAGCGGATATGGATCTTGTTGTTGCTTTGACCGGCGACGAAGAGACGAATATTTTGTCCTGTCTGCTCGCCAAACGTCTTGGAGCTGCCAAAACAATTACGCGGATCAACAAGTTTGCGTATATGCCACTGGTCAAGGCAATAGGTGTTAATCACATCGTCAGCCCCCGTCTGTCTGCTATTAATTCCATTTTACATAATATTCGAAAAGGCAAAGTGATTTCAGCCGTATCAATCAAGAATGATGAGGCCGAAGTCCTTGAAGCCGAAGCGTTGTCTTCGTCTGTTCTCGTTGGCCGTCCGCTCAAAGATTTGAGTTTGAATAAAGTGGCCTTGCTTGTATGTATTATTCGGGGAGAGTCCGTCATTATTCCCATGGGGGAAACCGTTATCAAACCCAAAGACCATCTCATCATTTTGTCCACGCAAAAAAATATACCGCGTGTTGAGCAATTTCTCGCCGGTCAAGCGGAGAGCTAG